In Geobacter anodireducens, a genomic segment contains:
- a CDS encoding adenylyltransferase — protein MSLYTAMCENVLLPLADYATRNCTMRYYRLYRDMQWLGREELQRRQDELVRETVRTAYADIPFYRELYDRHGVNIAGVLKAEDLSLLPMVTKDMLREAYPHSCTRDTGWPWREYCTSGSSGSPFAVRVDNETMSMARALMFLRANYSGWNIGDPFLQTGMTLERGAVKKLKDILLRVEYASAFDLSDRVLDRYLDLIDSKKLDYVMGYAGSLYCVATRALEVGFNRPLTGIVSWGDNLYAHYREKVESAFKCRVTDTYGCGEGIQIAAQCGRSDGAYHIFMPHVALEVVDDDGDPVPPGQVGNIVLTRLHPGAMPLIRYRVGDLGVKSADETCPCGRGFELLAKVEGRDTDVVVTPRGNRLIVHFFTGIFEYYKTIDTFKVIQEERDRITVLIVPRPDFKPEHWTSLKSEILEKGDPELVIDMKLVDEIPLERSNKRRFVVSKVGR, from the coding sequence ATGTCGCTATATACAGCCATGTGCGAGAATGTGTTGTTGCCCCTTGCCGATTATGCGACCCGGAATTGCACCATGCGTTATTACCGTCTGTACAGGGACATGCAGTGGCTGGGCAGGGAAGAGCTTCAGCGCCGCCAGGACGAACTGGTGCGCGAGACTGTCCGGACAGCCTATGCAGACATACCCTTTTATCGCGAACTCTATGACAGGCACGGGGTGAACATCGCCGGCGTCCTCAAGGCCGAAGATCTGTCTTTGCTGCCGATGGTGACGAAGGACATGCTCAGGGAAGCCTATCCCCATTCGTGCACCAGGGACACCGGGTGGCCCTGGCGCGAGTATTGTACCAGCGGCTCATCGGGAAGCCCCTTTGCCGTTCGGGTGGATAACGAAACGATGAGCATGGCCCGGGCACTGATGTTTCTCAGGGCCAACTACTCGGGCTGGAACATCGGTGACCCGTTCCTCCAGACCGGCATGACCCTGGAGAGGGGAGCGGTCAAGAAGCTGAAGGACATCCTTCTGAGAGTAGAATACGCCTCTGCCTTCGATTTGTCGGATCGGGTACTGGATAGGTACCTGGACCTCATCGACAGCAAAAAGTTGGACTACGTCATGGGGTATGCCGGCAGCCTTTATTGCGTGGCCACGAGAGCGTTGGAGGTGGGATTCAACAGGCCCCTGACCGGAATCGTTTCGTGGGGTGACAATCTCTATGCCCATTATCGCGAGAAGGTCGAAAGCGCGTTCAAGTGCCGCGTTACCGACACGTACGGTTGCGGAGAAGGCATCCAGATCGCCGCCCAGTGTGGAAGAAGCGACGGCGCATACCATATCTTCATGCCCCATGTTGCGCTGGAGGTAGTTGACGACGACGGCGACCCAGTACCTCCCGGTCAGGTGGGGAACATTGTGCTGACTCGCCTGCACCCCGGCGCCATGCCACTGATACGATACCGCGTGGGAGACCTTGGCGTCAAAAGTGCCGATGAAACCTGCCCGTGCGGTCGGGGGTTCGAACTGCTCGCCAAGGTTGAGGGACGTGACACCGATGTGGTTGTGACGCCGCGGGGCAACCGGCTGATCGTGCATTTCTTTACGGGGATATTCGAGTACTACAAGACCATCGATACGTTCAAGGTCATTCAGGAGGAACGGGACCGGATCACCGTTCTGATCGTGCCGCGACCGGATTTCAAGCCCGAGCACTGGACAAGCCTCAAGTCCGAAATCCTTGAAAAAGGAGATCCGGAACTGGTCATAGACATGAAGCTGGTGGACGAAATACCGCTTGAACGATCGAACAAACGTCGATTCGTCGTGTCGAAAGTCGGCAGGTGA